Below is a genomic region from Kribbella qitaiheensis.
GGTCGGAAACTTCCTCACTTGGAACAGGACTCCGATGCCGACAGCTGGCAAGACCCGGCGAGTGATCATCTCAGTGCTGAGCTGTATCGCTACAGCAGCCTTATTGGTGCTACTGCCGCGTGCTGTCGGCACGAGCTGGATGACGGTCGGCGCAATTCTCGGGCGGATCCCACTGACCGGTATGGCGGCCCTGACTGTCGTCTGGATCGCGGGGTTGTGGGCGCACTCATGGGTGCTGGCGGCATCCCTGCCAGGGCTGACGAAACGTCGCGGAATGACGTTGAGCCTCACGGGCAGCGCGGTGGCCAACGTTTTGCCGCTGGGCGGTGCGGTAGGCACAGGGCTGAACTACGCGATGACGCGCCGATGGGGCTTCAGTCCGGGTGCCTTCGGAGGATTCCTGGCGATCACAACCTTGATCAATGTGGTCGCCAAGCTGGGGGTGGTCGCAGTAGCCCTGGCTCTGACGCCGTTGCTTCACACCGCAACAGCATTACCTGTGGGCCGGACGGCCTTGCTCCTGGTGCCAGTTGTCGCCGCGCTGGCGGCGGTCGGTTGGTACCTGGCCAGTCAGTCGGCGGCGGTCAGGGCTGGGCGGGCCCTGGACCGGATCATCCGAATCGTCCACGGGAAGGCGACTTCGAGCAATTCGTTGCCGCAGTTGCGGACCTCGATGCTGGGACTGCTCCGGCGCGGCTGGCGTCCGATGACGCTGGGAATGGTTGCCTACCTCACCCTTCAGCTGGCTCTGCTCTGGTTGTGCTTCGCCCTGCTGGGCACCTCGATAGGCCTTCCGGTGCTCATCACCGGGTTGGCGGTCGAGCGGCTGCTGACCCTGATCCCGGTCACGCCGGGTGGAGCCGGCGTAGTTGAGGTCGGTACCGCCGCGGCGCTGGTCGCGCTGGGCGGCGACCCGGCGGCAGTCACCGCGGGCATGGTGCTGTTCCGAGGGTTCACCTACCTGCTCGAGATCCCCGTCGGAGGAGTGACTCTGGCGCTCTGGCTGGTGCACGACCGCCGTCGGAGCCGGACCGCTGCGGGAGCGGTGACGGTATGAGGATCGCGCTCGTCTCAGACGTCTACCTGCCAAGTCTGGGGGGCATCGAGATGCACCTCCATGATCTCGCCCTCGAGCTCATCCGGGCCGGCCACGTCGTCACCGTGTTCACCGTCTCGGAAAGCCCGTCCCAGGTGAGTGATGTGCCGGTGGTGCGCCTCCCCGCAATTTCCGGAATTCCGACCGACAACAGCTTGCTGCTCCGGCATCTGCTGGAGGGCGACTTCGACCTCGTGCACGCTCACTCGTCGTTGTTCTCGCCGCTGGCCTGGGCGGCGACCCGCAGTGCGAGCCAGTACGGCGTACCGGTGGTGATCACCATGCATTCGCTGCCGGCCGAGGGAGGAGTGATCATCCCGTGGATGTTGGCCCAGCTGGATCGTGGCTTCGGTCCAGAAGTGCGATGGACGGCGGTCAGCGAGGTAGTCGCCGCCTCATTGCGCAGAGCGTTGCCGGGACGACCGGTCGAGGTACTGCACAACGGGATAGATCCGCAGCCGTGGCAGCGGCCGCATCGCCCGGATCACGTTCTGACGGTGGTGAGCACGATGCGGCTGACCCGCCGCAAACGGCCGGCGGCCCTGCTACGCATCCTTGCGGATATCCGGAGTCGGCTGCCGGCGGAGTTGCGGCTGCGAGCGGTTGTGGTCGGATCGGGACCACAAGGCGCGTCAATGGCCCGCGCCGTACGGCGCAGCGCCATGGACTGGGTGGAGTTGCCGGGCCGGCTGACGCGCTACGAGATTCAGCAGCTGTACTCGGCGGCTGACGTCTATCTCGCGCCCGCTGAGCTGGAATCGTTCGGAGTCGCCGCTCTGGAGGCTCGTTGTGCCGGCCTCGGCGTGGTGGCGATGGCATCGGGTGGCGTCGGTGAGTTCGTGCGTCCGGGAATCGAGGGATTCCTGGTGGACACCGACGCCGAGATGGCGGCGGTCACCGTCGGCCTGCTGACGAGCCCGGATCTGCTGAAAAGTATTCAGGCGCACAACAGGTTCACTGAGCCGGCGATGACGTGGCAGTTGGTGATCGGGCAGCACCTGGGGGTCTATGACCAGGTTCTCACTCAGTCTGCGCTCAGCGACGACTCCCTAGCGTCGGCGTTGATAGATGTTCCGACGATCATGGAGCTGGACCGATGAATCTGCTCGACCCGCACAGTCTGCTGTCCCAGCTGGGGCCATGGGCGGTGCTGCTGGCGATGTTCGCCGAGACCGGTCTACTGATCGGATTCTTCCTGCCGGGAGACTCGCTGCTGTTCACGGCCGGCCTGCTGACCGCAACCGGGATTCACCTCTCGCTGCCGCTCACGATGGTCTTCGCAGCGGTGGGCGCGGTCAGTGGTGCTCAGGTCGGTTATCTACTCGGTCGCCGGTTCGGTCCATCGTTTGCCCGATCGCCTGACCGTCCTCGGTTGGCCCTGGCCGCCGAGCGCGCCCGCGAACACCTTGAGTCGTACGGCGTGGGGCGGGCCGTGGTGCTAGCTCGCTTCATCCCGGGCGTCCGCACCGTGATGAATCCGTTGGCCGGTGCGCTGCGCATCGACGCCCGGGTGTTCACCCAATGGCAGGTACTCGGCGGCGTCGTCTGGACGGTCGGGCTGGTGCTGGCCGGCCACCTGCTGGGAGCCCAGATCCCTGGTGTCGACAAGTACCTCCTTCCCATCATCGCGGTCATCGTCATCGTCTCCTTGGTTCCGGTGGGACTGGAGGCCCTTCGGCAGCGCCGTGCCTCCCGGCCGACGGCATGATCCCGGACGAGTCGCTGGTCTCTCTGTCCGGCTGGGGCCGCACGACCCATCAGCTCGGTCTCGTTCGACGGCCGGTCGGCGACGAGGATCTGATCCGCGTCGTGCGTTCGGCCCCGCAGTTGACGATTCGTGGCGCCGGCTGCAGCTATGGGGACGCCGCACTGCCGTGGAGGGGGGTGGTCCTGGACATGACGGCCCACCGTCAGATCGTCTCGTTCGACCAGAGCAGCGGTGTGATCGTAGTGGAGGCCGGAGCCGTTCTCGGCGACCTCGTCGAGCAGACACTGCCTCTTGGCTGGATTCTCCCGGTGCTGCCTGGCACCCAGCGCATCACCGTGGGAGGAGCGATCGCCAGTGACGTCCACGGCAAGAATCATCCGGGCGCAGGGTCGTTCGGCCAGCATGTGGTGTGGCTGTCGCTGCTTCGCTCGGACGGCACGGTCGAGCAGTTCTCGGCCGGCCAGGATGCTGATGGGTTCTGGGCCACGATCGGTGGCATGGGCCTGACCGGAGTGATCGTCTCTGCCGCGATCCAGCTGCAGCGGGTAGAGACCGGATGGGCGGTCCGCCGTCGTCGCCGGACCAGCAGCCTGGACGAGACGATCGACGCTCTTCGTTCGCTGGCGGTCCAGCAGGAATTGGATCCCGAGTTGCATGTGGTGGCCTGGCTGGATGCGCACGCGCCAGGACGCCGGCTCGGCCGGGGGGTGGTGGACCAGTTTCGGCCTGCCCGCACAGTGGATCTGCCACCCGGCGCGCCGCTTGTCCCGGAACGGCGAGGGAGGCGGGTCGATCGGTCGATGCGATCGCTACCGGGACCAGGAGTGATCCGCGGCGCGACGATCGCCGCGGCGTCGGTCGCCCGATGGCATCTGTCTCCCGCCCGGGATGCTCAGTTGCTGCCGTTGACGGCTGCCCTGTGTCCGCTCGACCGTGCCGGGTGCTGGCCTGCTGCCTTTGGGCGCAATGGGCTGATCCAGTACCAGTTCGCCGTACCGGCGGAGTCTGTTGCAGTGCTTTTGCAGGTGCTCGCATTTCTGGTCGGCCGCCGGATGACGCCCGCGCTGACCACGCTGAAGAATTTCGGATTCGGGACCGCCGGACCGCTGTCCTTCCCGCTGCCGGGGTGGACCTTGGCCGTGGATCTGCCGGCCCGCTGGCTTGCCGACGGGGGCACCCTCCGCCCGATCGACCAGATCGTCGCCGACGCCGGCGGCCGGATCTATCTGGCCAAGGACGCAGTGACAGAGGCCAAGCTGATTCCCAGGATGTACCCCCTGCTGCCGAGTTGGCAGCGCACCCAGAAGCGGCTGGATCCGGAAGGCCGGCTGACCTCCGCGTTGGCCCACCGACTGGAGTTGCTGGCATGACTGCCGGTACGGCGTTGCTGGTGGGCGGGTCGTCCGAGATCGGGATGGCCGTGCTGAGCGAGTTGCTCGGGCCGCCGCCGCGCCGCGTCGTACTGGCCGGCCGGCCGAGTGATGAGTTGTGGCTCAATGCTGACCGCCTGCGCGAGATCGGGTACTACGTCACGACAGCCGAGTACGACGCCTCGCTGAACGCGGAGGAGATCGACGGGCTGCTGGCCCATTTGTCAGCGGATCACCAGGTCGATCTGGCCATCGTTGCGGTCGGATCGATGTCGGCGGAGAACTTCGGCGATGGGGTGATCGTCAACGGGTTGGCGGTGTCCCTGCTGATGCGCGCGCTTGTGCAGCACCTTGGGATGGCCGGCGCGGCACAGCTGATTCTGCTCTCGTCTGCCGCTGCGGCACGGCCGAGGGTGTCGATAGCGGCGTACTCGCTGGGGAAGCAGTTGGCAGACTCGACTGCCCTGTTGCTGGCTCCGCAGGCCGCCGCGCTCGGCGTACGGATCCTGGTGGTTCGGCCTGGGTTTGTCGTCACCCGGATGACGAACGGACTGCGGACGCCGCCGTTGGCAACCACGCCTGAGCGGGTGGCTCGACGGGTGGGGCACGCCGTCGCCGGTCGTCGAACGGTGGTGTGGGCGCCGTGGTCGATGGGGTTGCTGCTGTGGATCGTACGGCGCTTGCCTGCGCGGCTGCTGCCGGCCGGCTTGCGTTGAAGCCGCTCTCCGGATCCTCTCAGCGGTCAGTAGTTCTACTGGAGACATGAAGGAGACACTTCCCGTCCCCGCAAAGAAGGTCCGCCGCCGGCGACGGCGCCGCTGGGTCACGCTGGTTGTCTGCCTCCTCCTCGTCGTGCCGGTGATCTCGTATGTGCGGGCCCTGCTCTATCCCGGGAATGCAAGCTTCGCGGTCCGGTCGGTCGAATGGGTCCGCGACCATGGCGGCGGCAACGTGATCGACGCGATCGAGACGTGGCGGTACTCCCGCCACGCGCCGCCCACCAGTGGCGCGCCACAGGACGTCTCGATCCCGGCCGGGCCCGCTCCGGTGGCCGCAAAGGCGACCGGTCTGCCGGTGATCAAGCTGCTGCCAGGGGTGAAGGCGCTCCCCCACGAGGGGGTCTGGACCTCTGCGCGACGCGACGCGAAGGGCAAGACTTTGCTGTGGACGTCTTGGGTCCGCCCGGATCCCGCGCACCTTCCGGTGACGGCGTCGGCCGCACTCATCCCGCAGACCTCGAGCCGGTTGCGGCTGATGCCGGGCACCCGGGAACCCGTGCCGGGGATGCGGTCCAAGGACGGGTACTCCGTGCCGAGTGACGCGAAGTCTGGACTGATTGCCACTTTCAACGGTGGATTCAAGCTGGCTGATTCACACGGGGGCTGGTGGACCACGGACTCGGCACCGGTTCCGCTGGTCGACGGCCGTGCCTCGGTTGTTGTCAATAGCAACGGAACGGCCCGGATCGGCGAATGGAACAAGACCGTCAAGATGTCACCCGACGTCGTCGCGGTCCGGCAGAACCTCGACCTGGTGATCGTCGACGGCAAGATTGTCGACGGGCTGACCAGCAACGCCCAGGGCCGCTGGGGGAGTGTGCGCAGCCAGTTCCAGTACACCTGGCGGTCCGGCCTCGGAACCGATGCCCGAGGCGACCTCATCTACGTTGCCGGTCAGGGGCTGACCCTGGCGACCCTGGCGGTTGCGATGCAACAGTCAGGGATCCAGCAAGGGATGGAGCTGGACATCCACGCGGCCATGGTCAGCTTGGACATCGAGCAGCCGAGTGGGAACGGCGCGGTCACGAGCCGGCGCCTGATCAGTTCGATGGCCTCGCCCGCTGATCGCTACCTCGTCGACGACCAACGCGACTTCTTCTACGTCGTGACGCGATGACCGATCTCCGGGAGTCGCAGGCCGTCGTACTGCGAAAGCCCGTGGGCCGGTCGTTGTTCAGACTCAGCAGGCCGCAGCAGTGGCACAAGGCGATGATGCTCCTCGCGGCACCGGCCGCGGCAGGGGTAATCGACCAGGCGGTTCCGGTGCTGCGCGCGTGCGTGGCAGCCGTCGCCTTCATCATGCTGTCGATCGCGATCTATGCGGTCAACGATGTCCGCGACGCACCCGATGATCGGCGTCATCCGGGTAAACAGCACCGGCCGGTGGCGGCGTACGCGTTGTCCCCCGCGGTGGCGCTCGCCTGGGGATTCGCCACGGCGGTCGCCGGGCTCGCCATCGCCGCCGTCCTCGGCGTACCGACCTTCCTGCTCGGCCTCGGGTATCTCGCGGCTCAACTCGCGTATGTCTATGGCCTCAAGCACATCGCGGTTGTGGACGTGGTCCTTGTGGCGTTGGGCTTCGTACTGCGGGCCGCCGCCGGCGGTACAGCGGCCGGCGTACCGGTCTCGAACTGGTTCCTGCTCGTCTCGTTGTTCGGGGCACTGTTCCTGGTCGCGGGTAAACGTAGGGCGGAGCAGGCTTCTACCGTGTCTGATGCCCGCAGCCGCCCTGTCCTGGCTGCTTACCCTGCCGCCTGGCTGGACCAGCTCGTCACAGTGGCATTGCTGGGAACGTCGTTGTCGTACGGCCTGTGGGCGTTCCAATACCTCGGTGATGACGTGATCCGGCAACTCCTCGCGGTGTCGTTCCTGCCCTTCCTCACCGGTCTGCTCCGCTACGGCCTGCTGGTCTCGACCGGCCGGGGCGAACTGCCGGAGTACGAGATCTTCCGTGACCGCGTCCTCCTGGTTGCCGGCGCAACTTGGGCGGCCCTGCTGGCGATGGGGCTGTATGCGTAGGCGAAGGCAGCCACTCCACCTAGAGTCGCGCCGACACCGATTGAGAGCTAGCTCCAACCGCCACTTATGCGGCTTCCGAGATGCGCTGTGTTGGCGTGCCGGGGGAGGGGCAGCTGACGGGATCTCGGGATCCTGCGCGGCCTTGATCGCGGTGCGAGTTGTTTCACCGTCGGGCCATTTAGTAAATGACCCGGCCCCCTGCCGCAAAAAGGAGGACCGGGCCAGGTCGGCGGTTGTTATTTCGCTGGATGTGGTGTCGCTGCCGGCAGGGCGGGGGCCCGCAGGAGGTCTCGCCAGTCGGCGGGCCAGTTGGCCAGTGCGAGGATGCCCATGATGGCGAGGTGGGTCGGCGCGGCCCAGCTTTCCAGTACCGGGTCGTGGTTGACGATGTGGGTGGTGGCCGCGCCGGTGAGCACGAACATCAGCGTGGTGGCACCCAGGAAGCGTGTTCGCCGGTCAGGGATCACGAGCAAGATGGCGGCTACACCTTCCAGGGCGCCGACCACGAAGCGCATCCAGGACGGGTAACCCCACTCGGCGAACTTCACGGAGTACGCCGAGCTGAATATCGTGTCGCCCGGCCAGTACTTGGTCACGGCGCCCAGCATGAACTCAAAGGCCAGAAACCAGTACAGACCGGCCATGAGGCGTTTCGACATATTTGTTCCTTCGGCGAGAGTTGGGCAAAGCGGTGCCTCCGCACGGCGATCGCATCGCCGTGCGGAGTCTTGCTTTCGGGAGTCAGTCCCGCAGGTTGGAGATGGCCTTGTCGATACGCCGCAGGCGCGTCTCGGGCTTCTTCGCGTTCTCGATGGCGCGCACGTGTTCACGCTTGCGGCTGTCGGTGAGGGTGTCGAAGGCGGCGCGGGCGGCCGGGTCGTCGTCGAGGGCTCGGGCGAAGTCCGCGGGTTCGACGACGGCGCGCGGCTCGGTGTCGAGTTCCAGTTCCACCTCGACCTCGTCGCCGATCGCGACACCGGCGGCCTGCCGGTTGGCGTTGCTGAGGCCGAGCAGGTGACGGCCGCGCATGATGGCGACGCGGCTCCTCCAGGAATGCCCGTTGACAGTGATCGTCACCGGCGGCCGCGCGCCCCCGCCGAGCGCCTCGACCACCTCGGACGGAACTTCCAGACCCCGCATGGGCTCAGGCGGCTCGACGTAGGCCCGAAACTTCATGATCTTCTCCTGTTCGTCCTGCCGGGGTCGGATCGCGGCTATTCCGCGTAGGGCTGGTCGTCGCCCTGCGCGCTGTAACCGACACTCCAGATGTAGCCGTCCGGATCGGCGAAGGTACCGCCGTACCCGCCCCACGGCAGAGCACCGGCGGGCTTGAGAATCGTGGCGCCGGCCTTCTCCGCCTCCGCCATCACCTCATCGACCCGGACCTCACTACGGACGACATAGGTCAGAACCAGCCCGCTGAAACCGCTACCGTCCGCGCTCGTGCCCACCTGGCCGGCCAGGCCTTCGCGGCCGTAGAAGCCGACGGGCGAGGCGCCGTCCGCTTCGAAGAATACCGAGATGCGGTAGTCGCTCTGGATCTTCCAGCCGAGCCCCTCGACGTAGAACTGCTTGGCCCGGTCCATGTCCCTGACACCAAGAAGAATCGAGCTGACGTGTGCCTTCATGTCCTACTCCTCAAATATGGATGATCATGTGATGCATGGGTGGTTATGTGCCCGGCCGAGCATCCCGGCAGATACGGACGCCACCCCGGCGCGTGTGTTGCCTTAACGGTAGAAGCGGCAACCCGACCGGCGCTTCTTGAATCCTGACCGATGCCGCCCCGATTTGGCCGGTTCCGCAGGACCGGCGGCCTCGGTGACACCGTTGCCGCGTGGCCGCGGCCTGGAGGTGGCTCGTCAGTCAACGCCATGCTTTTCACCCGTGGGCATCACCGCAGCTACCAGCGCTGCCAAGCGTCGGCGCTCGACGAATGGCGCTGTGCCGAGGTCCTACCCGGTCCAGCCGCCGACAGTCGGTGTCGCGCCGGTGATCGGGGGCGCTGAACGCGATCGAGTCCGGCGACGTCGCCGAGGAGCACTTCAGCACGGTCGGCGACGACTGGGACATCGAGGAGCGCACGGCCGCGCAACTCGATCGGCTTGGCCCGGGTGAGCTCGCGCTCGATCGGAAGCTGAGCACGCTCAGCGGTGGCCAGGTCATCTCCTTGGGATTGGCGGCGCAGCTGCTCATGCGCCCTGAGGTGCTGCTGCTCGACGAGCCGACCAACAATCTCGATCTAGTTGCCCGACGCAACCTGTACGACGCACGGCGGATTGGAACGGCTGCCTTCTGCTGGTCAGCCATGATCGCGCCCTGCTCGACCGGATGGACCGGATCGCTGATCTCGATCGCGGTGAATTGCGCTCGTACGGCGGGAACTTCACCGCGTACGAGGAGGCTGTGCAGGCGGCCCGGGAGGTCGCCGAGAAGAACGTCCGGAACGCCGAGCAGGAGGTCAAGCGCGAGAAACGCGAACTTCAGCAGGCCCGCGAGCGCGCCGCGCGGCGGGCGAGCAACGCGATGGGCTACGCAGGCCCGCCGAAGATCTTCGCAAAGGCTCAACCCCTCGGGGCTCGCGGCCACCGCGAAAGCGACCGCTGACAACACAGCGGTGCTGACATTGACCTCGAAGCTCTCGATCGTGGCCGGCGACGACTCGCAACTCTGCCTCGTGCAGCAAGGGCGCTCAGGGTTGGGAGATGTCTTCGACGACGTCGCCGGTAGCGCGCTCGGGCATCGCACGGGCGATGTCGGCCTGGGCCAGCATGCCGACCAGGTCGTGACCGTCGATCACCGGTAGCCGCCGGACCTGATGCTCGGCCATAGTGCGCAACGCTTCCTCGATGCTGTCGTCGGCACCAATGGTGAAGGGTTTGCCCTGCCCGAACTGGCCGGCCAATGCGGTGGCCGGGTCACCACCCTTGGCCACGCAATGGACGACGATGTCGCGGTCCGTGAGCATCCCCTTCAAGCGATTGTCCTCGCCGCAGATCGGCAGCGCGCCGACATCCAGCTCGGCCATCTTGCGGGCGGCGTCGACCAGAGTCTCGTTCTCGCCGACACATTCCGCGCCCGGCGTCATCAGTTCCCGTGCGGTAGTCATGGCTGTTCCTTACCTTTCTTCTCGGCCGGGTGAAGGGTTCAGATGCGGTAGGTATCGCCGTAATAGCCGCCCAGCTGACCGCGAT
It encodes:
- a CDS encoding lysylphosphatidylglycerol synthase transmembrane domain-containing protein; the protein is MPTAGKTRRVIISVLSCIATAALLVLLPRAVGTSWMTVGAILGRIPLTGMAALTVVWIAGLWAHSWVLAASLPGLTKRRGMTLSLTGSAVANVLPLGGAVGTGLNYAMTRRWGFSPGAFGGFLAITTLINVVAKLGVVAVALALTPLLHTATALPVGRTALLLVPVVAALAAVGWYLASQSAAVRAGRALDRIIRIVHGKATSSNSLPQLRTSMLGLLRRGWRPMTLGMVAYLTLQLALLWLCFALLGTSIGLPVLITGLAVERLLTLIPVTPGGAGVVEVGTAAALVALGGDPAAVTAGMVLFRGFTYLLEIPVGGVTLALWLVHDRRRSRTAAGAVTV
- a CDS encoding glycosyltransferase family 4 protein, which gives rise to MRIALVSDVYLPSLGGIEMHLHDLALELIRAGHVVTVFTVSESPSQVSDVPVVRLPAISGIPTDNSLLLRHLLEGDFDLVHAHSSLFSPLAWAATRSASQYGVPVVITMHSLPAEGGVIIPWMLAQLDRGFGPEVRWTAVSEVVAASLRRALPGRPVEVLHNGIDPQPWQRPHRPDHVLTVVSTMRLTRRKRPAALLRILADIRSRLPAELRLRAVVVGSGPQGASMARAVRRSAMDWVELPGRLTRYEIQQLYSAADVYLAPAELESFGVAALEARCAGLGVVAMASGGVGEFVRPGIEGFLVDTDAEMAAVTVGLLTSPDLLKSIQAHNRFTEPAMTWQLVIGQHLGVYDQVLTQSALSDDSLASALIDVPTIMELDR
- a CDS encoding DedA family protein → MNLLDPHSLLSQLGPWAVLLAMFAETGLLIGFFLPGDSLLFTAGLLTATGIHLSLPLTMVFAAVGAVSGAQVGYLLGRRFGPSFARSPDRPRLALAAERAREHLESYGVGRAVVLARFIPGVRTVMNPLAGALRIDARVFTQWQVLGGVVWTVGLVLAGHLLGAQIPGVDKYLLPIIAVIVIVSLVPVGLEALRQRRASRPTA
- a CDS encoding FAD-binding oxidoreductase, coding for MIPDESLVSLSGWGRTTHQLGLVRRPVGDEDLIRVVRSAPQLTIRGAGCSYGDAALPWRGVVLDMTAHRQIVSFDQSSGVIVVEAGAVLGDLVEQTLPLGWILPVLPGTQRITVGGAIASDVHGKNHPGAGSFGQHVVWLSLLRSDGTVEQFSAGQDADGFWATIGGMGLTGVIVSAAIQLQRVETGWAVRRRRRTSSLDETIDALRSLAVQQELDPELHVVAWLDAHAPGRRLGRGVVDQFRPARTVDLPPGAPLVPERRGRRVDRSMRSLPGPGVIRGATIAAASVARWHLSPARDAQLLPLTAALCPLDRAGCWPAAFGRNGLIQYQFAVPAESVAVLLQVLAFLVGRRMTPALTTLKNFGFGTAGPLSFPLPGWTLAVDLPARWLADGGTLRPIDQIVADAGGRIYLAKDAVTEAKLIPRMYPLLPSWQRTQKRLDPEGRLTSALAHRLELLA
- a CDS encoding SDR family NAD(P)-dependent oxidoreductase; amino-acid sequence: MTAGTALLVGGSSEIGMAVLSELLGPPPRRVVLAGRPSDELWLNADRLREIGYYVTTAEYDASLNAEEIDGLLAHLSADHQVDLAIVAVGSMSAENFGDGVIVNGLAVSLLMRALVQHLGMAGAAQLILLSSAAAARPRVSIAAYSLGKQLADSTALLLAPQAAALGVRILVVRPGFVVTRMTNGLRTPPLATTPERVARRVGHAVAGRRTVVWAPWSMGLLLWIVRRLPARLLPAGLR
- a CDS encoding phosphodiester glycosidase family protein; this translates as MKETLPVPAKKVRRRRRRRWVTLVVCLLLVVPVISYVRALLYPGNASFAVRSVEWVRDHGGGNVIDAIETWRYSRHAPPTSGAPQDVSIPAGPAPVAAKATGLPVIKLLPGVKALPHEGVWTSARRDAKGKTLLWTSWVRPDPAHLPVTASAALIPQTSSRLRLMPGTREPVPGMRSKDGYSVPSDAKSGLIATFNGGFKLADSHGGWWTTDSAPVPLVDGRASVVVNSNGTARIGEWNKTVKMSPDVVAVRQNLDLVIVDGKIVDGLTSNAQGRWGSVRSQFQYTWRSGLGTDARGDLIYVAGQGLTLATLAVAMQQSGIQQGMELDIHAAMVSLDIEQPSGNGAVTSRRLISSMASPADRYLVDDQRDFFYVVTR
- a CDS encoding decaprenyl-phosphate phosphoribosyltransferase, whose amino-acid sequence is MTDLRESQAVVLRKPVGRSLFRLSRPQQWHKAMMLLAAPAAAGVIDQAVPVLRACVAAVAFIMLSIAIYAVNDVRDAPDDRRHPGKQHRPVAAYALSPAVALAWGFATAVAGLAIAAVLGVPTFLLGLGYLAAQLAYVYGLKHIAVVDVVLVALGFVLRAAAGGTAAGVPVSNWFLLVSLFGALFLVAGKRRAEQASTVSDARSRPVLAAYPAAWLDQLVTVALLGTSLSYGLWAFQYLGDDVIRQLLAVSFLPFLTGLLRYGLLVSTGRGELPEYEIFRDRVLLVAGATWAALLAMGLYA
- a CDS encoding DoxX family protein, with translation MSKRLMAGLYWFLAFEFMLGAVTKYWPGDTIFSSAYSVKFAEWGYPSWMRFVVGALEGVAAILLVIPDRRTRFLGATTLMFVLTGAATTHIVNHDPVLESWAAPTHLAIMGILALANWPADWRDLLRAPALPAATPHPAK
- a CDS encoding YdeI/OmpD-associated family protein, translating into MKFRAYVEPPEPMRGLEVPSEVVEALGGGARPPVTITVNGHSWRSRVAIMRGRHLLGLSNANRQAAGVAIGDEVEVELELDTEPRAVVEPADFARALDDDPAARAAFDTLTDSRKREHVRAIENAKKPETRLRRIDKAISNLRD
- a CDS encoding VOC family protein; the encoded protein is MKAHVSSILLGVRDMDRAKQFYVEGLGWKIQSDYRISVFFEADGASPVGFYGREGLAGQVGTSADGSGFSGLVLTYVVRSEVRVDEVMAEAEKAGATILKPAGALPWGGYGGTFADPDGYIWSVGYSAQGDDQPYAE
- a CDS encoding CBS domain-containing protein — encoded protein: MTTARELMTPGAECVGENETLVDAARKMAELDVGALPICGEDNRLKGMLTDRDIVVHCVAKGGDPATALAGQFGQGKPFTIGADDSIEEALRTMAEHQVRRLPVIDGHDLVGMLAQADIARAMPERATGDVVEDISQP